A region of Rhodoferax potami DNA encodes the following proteins:
- a CDS encoding DUF3820 family protein: protein MQAEDLQKLVERTMPFGKYRGRLIADLPGDYLNWFARTGFPKGEMGRLLQLMHEIDHNGLSDLLTPLRQR from the coding sequence ATGCAGGCAGAAGACCTGCAAAAGCTGGTTGAGCGCACCATGCCCTTCGGTAAATACCGAGGGCGCTTGATTGCAGATTTACCCGGCGACTACCTGAACTGGTTTGCGCGCACCGGTTTTCCCAAAGGGGAGATGGGTCGCTTATTGCAGCTGATGCATGAGATTGACCACAACGGCTTGAGCGATCTGCTCACGCCACTGCGCCAGCGCTAA
- a CDS encoding chalcone isomerase family protein — translation MSDALNPMAPTTFNTTAVRRRPLVMAALLGALSAPGRAQEQPPASRAPAALSAYGANWLPKGSGPLKFFGFKAYDATLWLPAASGGDFSFSRTFALEIVYNTSVKASDINNTSLIEISRISAATPEQVQTWSNFMTGLFIDVKSGDRLLGVHVPGAGARFFLNGKLLGETADATFSEAFFKIWLDPKARKPELRSALLGL, via the coding sequence ATGTCCGATGCACTGAACCCCATGGCCCCCACCACCTTCAACACTACCGCAGTGCGACGACGACCGCTGGTAATGGCTGCTTTGCTAGGGGCGCTCAGCGCTCCCGGCAGGGCGCAAGAGCAGCCCCCTGCCAGCCGCGCCCCCGCCGCGCTAAGCGCCTATGGTGCAAACTGGCTACCCAAGGGCAGCGGCCCCTTGAAGTTCTTTGGATTCAAGGCGTATGACGCTACGCTGTGGTTGCCCGCGGCAAGCGGAGGAGACTTCAGCTTCAGCCGGACTTTTGCCCTGGAGATTGTGTACAACACCTCGGTCAAAGCCAGCGACATCAACAACACCTCGCTGATTGAGATATCCCGCATCAGCGCCGCAACGCCAGAGCAGGTGCAAACCTGGTCCAACTTCATGACGGGCTTGTTTATCGATGTGAAATCCGGCGACCGTTTGCTGGGCGTGCATGTGCCCGGTGCGGGCGCCCGCTTTTTCCTGAACGGCAAACTGCTGGGTGAAACCGCGGACGCCACCTTCAGCGAAGCATTTTTCAAAATCTGGCTGGACCCCAAAGCGCGAAAACCGGAGCTGCGCTCGGCTTTGCTGGGGCTCTAG
- a CDS encoding rRNA large subunit pseudouridine synthase E gives MLPPSSLICFNKPYGVLSQFTPEGRWRGLKDFIDLPGVYVAGRLDADSEGLLLLTNDGKLQARISDPRFKMEKTYWVQVEGEPDEAALAALRQGVKLNDGITLPARAQRIHPPEGLWERNPPVRFRQSIPTSWVELVIREGRNRQVRRMTAAVGYPTLRLIRAAIGPHHLDNLQPGVWREASASAG, from the coding sequence ATGCTGCCCCCCTCCAGCCTGATTTGCTTTAACAAACCCTACGGAGTGCTGAGCCAGTTCACGCCCGAGGGGCGCTGGCGCGGGCTCAAAGACTTTATTGATTTGCCCGGCGTCTATGTCGCAGGACGGCTAGACGCCGACAGCGAAGGCCTGCTGCTACTCACCAACGACGGCAAGCTACAGGCGCGCATCAGCGACCCGCGCTTCAAGATGGAAAAGACCTATTGGGTGCAAGTGGAGGGTGAACCTGACGAGGCCGCCTTGGCAGCGCTACGCCAAGGCGTGAAGCTCAACGACGGCATTACCCTGCCGGCGCGCGCGCAGCGCATCCACCCCCCCGAAGGCTTGTGGGAGCGCAACCCACCGGTGCGCTTTCGCCAATCCATTCCGACCAGTTGGGTGGAATTGGTGATCCGCGAGGGGCGCAACCGGCAGGTGCGGCGTATGACGGCCGCCGTGGGCTACCCCACCCTAAGGCTGATACGTGCAGCCATTGGCCCCCACCATTTGGACAACTTGCAACCCGGGGTTTGGCGAGAAGCATCGGCATCAGCCGGATAG
- a CDS encoding YgjP-like metallopeptidase domain-containing protein, translating into MKMVATPALRYLNGYPADTLAQVQRMLDEGRVGSWLTQRHPQAHGVRTDKVLYDYVQDLKADYLRSTEPLSKVAFDSKLHVVKNALGTHTTVSRVQGSKLKSKREIRVASLFKDTPEPFLKMIVVHELAHLREREHDKAFYKLCTHMEPAYHQLEFEVRIYLTHLEATGQRLWAEAE; encoded by the coding sequence ATGAAAATGGTAGCAACGCCTGCGCTGCGCTACCTCAATGGCTACCCCGCAGACACGCTTGCCCAAGTACAGCGCATGCTCGACGAGGGCCGGGTGGGCAGCTGGCTGACCCAGCGCCACCCGCAAGCGCACGGGGTGCGGACCGACAAGGTGCTGTACGACTATGTGCAAGACCTCAAGGCCGACTACCTGCGCAGCACGGAACCGCTCTCCAAGGTGGCGTTCGACAGCAAGCTCCATGTCGTCAAGAACGCGCTGGGCACGCACACCACTGTCTCGCGCGTGCAGGGCAGCAAGCTCAAAAGCAAACGTGAGATCCGGGTCGCCAGCCTGTTTAAAGACACGCCGGAGCCCTTTCTGAAAATGATTGTGGTGCATGAGCTGGCCCATCTGCGCGAGCGCGAGCATGACAAGGCCTTCTACAAGCTCTGTACCCACATGGAGCCCGCCTACCACCAACTGGAGTTTGAGGTGCGCATTTACCTTACCCACTTGGAGGCCACGGGCCAACGGCTCTGGGCCGAAGCGGAATAA
- the lysS gene encoding lysine--tRNA ligase — MSDQNQAAPAPQDENQLIQERREKLKALREQQAAGQGVAFPNDFQPEDKAEALFAAHNDKTAEELVALGATAKVAGRMMLKRVMGKASFCTLQDSSFGPSGGRIQLYVRGEDVGVDLYAAFKHWDLGDIVAAEGTLFKTKTGELSIHATSIRLLTKSLRPMPDKFHGMADLETKYRQRYVDLMTDVDSRKRFVARSKAVSALREFMVGHNFLEVETPMLHPIPGGANAKPFKTHHNALDQEMFLRIAPELYLKRLIVGGFDRVFEINRSYRNEGISVRHNPEFTMMEFYAAYWNYQDLMDYTEKLIRDAAQKATGGLQLSYAGKPVDLEQPFERLTIVEAIQKYTDAGDNVFDATWLTNAVKKLGLTEAKNRLEGRSLASLQVLYFEETVEEKLWNPTFIMEHPTEISPLARANDDRPEVTERFELYITGREFGNGFSELNDAEDQAARFHAQVAAKDSGDDEAMHFDHDFVRALEYGMPPTGGCGIGIDRLMMLLTDSASIRDVILFPALRREV, encoded by the coding sequence ATGTCTGACCAAAACCAAGCCGCTCCCGCACCGCAAGACGAAAACCAGTTGATCCAAGAGCGCCGTGAAAAGCTCAAGGCACTGCGCGAGCAGCAGGCCGCTGGTCAAGGCGTTGCCTTCCCCAACGACTTCCAACCCGAAGACAAAGCAGAAGCCTTGTTCGCGGCCCACAACGACAAGACCGCAGAAGAGTTGGTGGCCTTGGGCGCCACCGCCAAGGTAGCCGGCCGCATGATGCTCAAACGCGTCATGGGCAAAGCCAGCTTCTGCACCTTGCAAGACTCTTCTTTCGGACCCAGCGGCGGCCGCATCCAGCTCTATGTGCGCGGTGAAGACGTGGGTGTGGACCTGTACGCCGCTTTCAAGCACTGGGATTTGGGCGACATCGTGGCAGCTGAAGGCACCTTGTTCAAAACCAAGACCGGTGAGCTGTCCATCCATGCCACCAGCATCCGCCTGCTCACCAAGAGTCTGCGCCCCATGCCCGATAAGTTCCACGGCATGGCGGACCTGGAAACCAAATACCGACAGCGCTATGTGGACCTGATGACCGATGTGGACTCGCGCAAGCGTTTCGTGGCACGCAGCAAGGCCGTGAGCGCCCTGCGCGAGTTCATGGTGGGCCACAACTTCCTGGAAGTGGAAACACCCATGTTGCACCCGATCCCCGGTGGTGCGAATGCCAAACCCTTCAAGACCCACCACAATGCGCTGGACCAGGAAATGTTCTTGCGCATTGCGCCTGAGCTGTACCTCAAGCGCCTGATCGTTGGCGGCTTCGACCGCGTGTTCGAAATCAACCGCAGCTACCGCAACGAAGGTATCTCGGTGCGCCACAACCCCGAGTTCACCATGATGGAGTTCTACGCGGCCTACTGGAACTACCAGGACCTGATGGACTACACCGAGAAGCTGATCCGCGACGCCGCCCAGAAGGCCACCGGTGGCTTGCAACTGAGCTACGCCGGCAAGCCGGTGGACCTGGAGCAGCCGTTTGAGCGCCTGACCATCGTTGAAGCCATCCAGAAGTACACCGACGCTGGCGACAACGTGTTTGACGCTACTTGGCTGACCAACGCGGTGAAGAAGCTGGGCTTGACCGAAGCAAAAAACCGCTTGGAGGGCCGCAGCCTCGCCAGCCTGCAGGTGCTGTACTTTGAAGAGACCGTGGAAGAGAAGTTGTGGAACCCCACCTTCATCATGGAGCACCCCACCGAAATTTCGCCACTGGCCCGAGCCAATGACGACCGCCCTGAAGTGACCGAGCGCTTTGAGCTCTACATCACCGGCCGTGAGTTCGGCAACGGCTTTTCTGAGCTGAACGACGCTGAAGACCAGGCCGCCCGCTTCCACGCCCAAGTAGCCGCCAAAGACAGCGGTGACGACGAGGCCATGCACTTCGACCACGACTTTGTGCGCGCCCTGGAATACGGCATGCCCCCCACCGGCGGCTGTGGTATCGGTATCGACCGCCTGATGATGTTGCTGACCGACAGCGCCAGCATCCGCGACGTGATTTTGTTCCCCGCGCTGCGCCGCGAAGTCTGA
- a CDS encoding YggT family protein, with protein sequence MLYKIVVLLLEVVTGLLTTTCLLRLYMQQQRIPLSARSGNPLGRFVFALTDWIVLPLRRVVPALGPWDMASLVAAFLIQLAHFGVLWALNGFGVTPLSIVVLALLGLVRLSLSGLTALVLVYAVLSWVQAQSFFSELIGRLVTPVLAPIRKVVPLVGGVDLSPLVLLVLLQILTIVLGDLQYTMLSAVAG encoded by the coding sequence ATGCTCTACAAAATCGTTGTTCTCTTGTTGGAAGTGGTGACCGGCTTGTTGACCACCACCTGTTTGTTGCGCCTTTACATGCAGCAACAGCGCATACCTTTGTCCGCCCGCTCGGGGAACCCGCTGGGGCGTTTTGTGTTTGCTTTGACGGATTGGATCGTGCTGCCCCTGCGCCGCGTCGTACCGGCATTGGGCCCTTGGGACATGGCGAGCTTAGTTGCCGCATTTTTGATCCAGCTGGCGCATTTCGGGGTGCTCTGGGCCCTCAATGGGTTTGGCGTGACACCGCTGTCGATCGTGGTGCTGGCCTTGCTGGGCCTGGTGCGCCTGAGCTTGTCGGGCCTGACCGCGCTGGTATTGGTCTACGCCGTGTTGAGTTGGGTGCAGGCGCAGTCGTTTTTCTCAGAGCTCATCGGTCGGCTGGTAACGCCGGTGCTGGCACCCATCCGCAAAGTTGTGCCTCTGGTGGGTGGGGTGGATTTGTCGCCCCTGGTGCTATTGGTCTTGCTGCAGATTTTGACGATTGTGCTGGGTGACCTGCAATACACCATGCTGTCAGCAGTAGCCGGATAA
- the accD gene encoding acetyl-CoA carboxylase, carboxyltransferase subunit beta, translating into MSWLEKLLPPKIQHTDPTERRSVPEGLWIKCPSCESVLYKTDLEQNQNVCPSCGHHHRIGARARLNAFLDNEGRFEIGQEVLPVDALKFKDSRKYPERLKEALENTGETDALIVMGGAVHGVSLVAACFEFEFMGGSMGSVVGERFVRGVETAIEQKVPFVCFTATGGARMQEGLLSLMQMAKTNAALTRLAKKGLPYISVLTDPTMGGVSAGFAFLGDVVIAEPKALIGFAGPRVIESTVRVTLPEGFQRSEFLQTKGAIDFISDRRELRKTIAETLAMLQRQPADAVI; encoded by the coding sequence ATGAGTTGGTTGGAAAAACTGCTACCCCCCAAGATTCAACACACCGACCCCACGGAGCGCCGCAGCGTGCCCGAAGGCCTGTGGATCAAGTGCCCCAGCTGCGAATCGGTGCTCTACAAAACCGACCTGGAGCAAAACCAGAATGTGTGCCCCAGCTGTGGCCACCATCACCGTATCGGCGCCCGTGCACGCCTGAATGCCTTTCTGGACAACGAAGGTCGCTTCGAGATCGGTCAGGAAGTGCTGCCGGTTGACGCCTTGAAATTCAAAGACAGCCGCAAATACCCTGAGCGGCTGAAAGAAGCCCTTGAAAACACCGGCGAGACCGATGCACTGATCGTCATGGGTGGCGCAGTGCACGGCGTCAGCTTGGTGGCAGCCTGCTTTGAATTTGAATTCATGGGCGGCTCCATGGGCTCTGTGGTGGGCGAGCGCTTTGTCCGTGGCGTGGAGACTGCCATCGAACAAAAAGTGCCGTTTGTCTGCTTTACCGCGACCGGTGGAGCCCGCATGCAAGAAGGCTTGCTGAGCCTGATGCAAATGGCCAAAACCAATGCAGCGCTCACCCGCCTGGCCAAAAAAGGCTTGCCCTATATCAGCGTGCTGACCGACCCCACCATGGGTGGGGTGAGCGCGGGCTTTGCTTTCCTGGGCGATGTGGTGATTGCAGAGCCCAAAGCCCTGATCGGCTTCGCAGGCCCCCGGGTCATTGAATCCACCGTGCGAGTGACTCTGCCGGAAGGCTTTCAGCGCTCGGAATTCTTGCAGACCAAGGGCGCGATTGACTTCATCTCTGACCGCCGCGAGCTGCGCAAAACCATTGCGGAGACCTTGGCGATGCTGCAGCGCCAGCCTGCAGATGCCGTGATTTGA
- the trpA gene encoding tryptophan synthase subunit alpha, whose product MSRIDATFAALKAQGRKALIPFVTAGYPYADVTPELMHAMVAGGADVIELGVPFSDPSADGPVIQKAGDKALAFGIGLVQVIAMVREFRKTNTTTPVVLMGYANPVERYDQKQARPGVASAFVKDASEAGVDGVLIVDYPPEECEAFAADLRAHHMDLIFLLAPTSTDERMQQVARVASGYVYYVSLKGVTGSGALDTNAVEAMLPRIRQHISTPVGVGFGIRDAATAKTISKVADAVVIGSKIIQLLENAPREQVGPVAQTFLQEIRTAMDLG is encoded by the coding sequence ATGAGCCGTATTGACGCCACCTTTGCCGCGCTGAAGGCGCAAGGCCGCAAAGCGCTCATTCCCTTTGTGACCGCGGGCTACCCTTATGCCGACGTTACGCCCGAGCTGATGCACGCCATGGTCGCGGGCGGTGCGGATGTGATTGAGCTGGGCGTGCCCTTCTCGGACCCCAGCGCGGACGGCCCCGTGATCCAAAAGGCCGGCGACAAAGCCTTGGCCTTCGGTATCGGCCTGGTGCAGGTGATTGCCATGGTGCGCGAGTTCCGCAAAACCAACACCACCACGCCGGTGGTTTTGATGGGCTATGCCAACCCGGTCGAGCGCTACGACCAAAAACAAGCCCGCCCTGGCGTCGCCAGCGCGTTTGTGAAAGACGCCTCGGAAGCCGGCGTTGACGGCGTGCTGATCGTGGACTACCCGCCCGAGGAATGCGAGGCCTTTGCCGCCGACCTGCGGGCCCACCACATGGACTTGATTTTCCTGTTGGCACCCACCAGCACCGATGAGCGCATGCAGCAAGTGGCCCGCGTAGCCAGCGGCTATGTGTATTACGTGTCGCTCAAGGGCGTAACGGGCTCCGGCGCTTTGGACACCAATGCCGTAGAAGCCATGCTGCCCCGCATCCGCCAGCACATCAGCACCCCGGTAGGCGTGGGCTTCGGCATCCGCGACGCCGCGACCGCCAAGACCATCTCCAAGGTGGCAGATGCAGTAGTGATTGGCAGCAAGATCATCCAATTGCTGGAAAACGCGCCACGCGAGCAAGTGGGCCCGGTGGCGCAGACCTTCCTGCAGGAAATTCGCACGGCGATGGACCTCGGCTGA
- the trpB gene encoding tryptophan synthase subunit beta, producing the protein MFDYQQPDAKGHFGQYGGSFVSETLTHAINELKDAYAKYQHDPEFLAEFKSELAHFVGRPSPVYHAARMSREMGGAQIFLKREDLNHTGAHKVNNTIGQAMLAKRMGKPRVIAETGAGQHGVATATICARYGLECVVYMGSEDVKRQSPNVYRMKLLGATVVPVESGSKTLKDALNEAMRDWVANVDNTFYIIGTVAGPHPYPMMVRDFQSVIGNECLVQMPEMLATAGCKTEQPDAVIACVGGGSNAMGIFYPYIQHDQTRLIGVEAAGEGLESGKHSASIQKGSPGVLHGNRTYVLQDDNGQVTETHSVSAGLDYPGVGPEHAFLSDIGRAEYVGITDKEALDAFHYLCRTEGIIPALESSHAVAYAMKMAKTMRPDQSILVNLSGRGDKDIGTVADLSNADFYCRPSCRGQSVKGGEQPVQIVKQGGGA; encoded by the coding sequence ATGTTCGATTACCAACAACCCGATGCCAAAGGTCACTTTGGCCAGTACGGCGGCAGCTTCGTATCCGAGACGCTGACCCACGCCATCAACGAGCTCAAAGACGCCTACGCCAAGTACCAGCACGACCCCGAGTTCTTGGCGGAGTTCAAGTCAGAACTGGCTCACTTTGTAGGCCGCCCTTCCCCCGTGTACCACGCAGCCCGCATGAGCCGCGAAATGGGTGGTGCACAAATCTTCCTAAAGCGCGAAGACCTGAATCACACCGGCGCCCACAAGGTCAACAACACCATCGGCCAAGCGATGCTCGCCAAGCGCATGGGCAAGCCCCGCGTGATTGCCGAAACCGGCGCCGGCCAACACGGCGTAGCCACAGCAACTATCTGTGCGCGCTACGGGCTGGAATGCGTGGTCTACATGGGTAGCGAAGACGTCAAACGCCAAAGCCCCAACGTCTACCGCATGAAGCTGCTGGGTGCCACCGTGGTGCCTGTGGAAAGTGGCAGCAAGACGCTGAAAGATGCCTTGAACGAAGCCATGCGCGACTGGGTTGCCAATGTGGACAACACCTTCTACATCATCGGTACCGTGGCAGGCCCGCACCCTTACCCCATGATGGTCCGAGACTTCCAGAGCGTCATCGGCAACGAGTGTCTGGTGCAAATGCCCGAGATGCTGGCAACCGCCGGCTGCAAAACCGAGCAACCCGACGCAGTGATTGCCTGTGTGGGCGGTGGCTCGAATGCCATGGGCATCTTCTACCCCTACATCCAGCACGACCAAACCCGCCTGATCGGCGTGGAAGCGGCCGGTGAAGGCTTGGAGAGCGGCAAGCACTCCGCCTCCATCCAGAAGGGCAGCCCCGGCGTGCTGCACGGCAACCGCACTTATGTGCTGCAAGACGACAACGGCCAAGTCACTGAGACCCACAGTGTGAGCGCCGGCTTGGACTACCCCGGCGTGGGCCCGGAGCATGCGTTCCTGAGTGACATCGGCCGCGCGGAATACGTGGGCATTACCGACAAGGAAGCGCTGGACGCTTTCCACTACCTGTGCCGCACCGAAGGCATCATCCCCGCGCTGGAATCGAGCCATGCAGTGGCCTACGCGATGAAGATGGCCAAAACCATGCGCCCCGACCAGAGCATTCTGGTCAATTTGTCCGGCCGTGGTGATAAAGACATCGGCACCGTGGCCGACCTGAGCAATGCCGACTTTTACTGCCGACCCAGCTGCCGCGGTCAATCGGTCAAAGGGGGCGAACAGCCCGTGCAGATCGTCAAACAAGGAGGTGGAGCATGA
- a CDS encoding phosphoribosylanthranilate isomerase yields the protein MNARTTHTDTYPRTRIKICGLTREQDVDAAVSAGADAIGFVLYAKSPRAVTPERAAELAKRLPPFVTPVLLFVNADATEIGAACAIVAGATVQFHGDETAHECQTATADAARPYLRAARIPLGDDAQAFDLVQFANDYSNAQAILLDAHVDGYGGGGKTFNWSLLPPSVNAHLVLSGGLTSANVGDGITSVRPRCKSLAVDVSSGVEAEDAHGKPLRGIKDPEKIRQFVAAVRAADRHLAGM from the coding sequence ATGAACGCACGCACCACGCACACCGACACCTACCCCCGCACCCGAATCAAAATCTGCGGCCTGACCCGCGAGCAGGACGTTGACGCCGCCGTCTCTGCCGGCGCCGACGCGATTGGATTTGTGCTGTATGCCAAAAGCCCCCGCGCAGTCACGCCTGAGCGGGCAGCCGAACTGGCCAAAAGACTCCCCCCTTTCGTGACCCCTGTTTTGTTGTTTGTGAACGCAGACGCTACAGAAATAGGAGCTGCTTGCGCAATAGTGGCGGGCGCTACCGTGCAATTTCATGGAGATGAAACGGCGCACGAATGCCAGACGGCCACCGCAGACGCTGCCCGCCCCTACCTGCGCGCCGCACGGATTCCGCTGGGCGACGACGCACAAGCGTTTGACCTCGTACAATTTGCGAACGATTATTCGAACGCCCAAGCCATTCTGTTAGACGCCCATGTGGACGGCTACGGTGGCGGTGGCAAAACATTCAATTGGTCACTTCTTCCTCCAAGCGTCAACGCTCACCTCGTCTTGAGTGGTGGACTCACCAGTGCAAACGTGGGCGATGGCATCACGTCGGTACGGCCGCGCTGTAAGTCGCTGGCTGTGGACGTGAGCTCCGGCGTCGAAGCCGAAGACGCTCACGGCAAGCCCCTCAGGGGCATCAAAGATCCCGAAAAAATCCGCCAGTTCGTTGCCGCCGTGCGCGCGGCGGACCGGCATCTTGCAGGAATGTAA
- the truA gene encoding tRNA pseudouridine(38-40) synthase TruA: MRIVLGVSYNGQGYQGWQSQSSGLTIQDKLEHALGTFTAQRVSTLCAGRTDAGVHGLMQVVHFDTLLERDTYSWIRGTNANLPKDIAVQWAVQTTTDFHCRASALSRRYAYVLLESQIRPSVESGRVGWTFNTLNEAAMRQAADFLEGEHDFSSFRAAQCQALSPVKNLMRIELHKRGAYWRIEFEANAFLHHMIRNIMGCLVQIGQGKKPPEWMAEVLAARNRKVAAPTFSPDGLYFLGPRYDPQWGIPDRTPAYDALP, from the coding sequence GTGCGGATAGTTTTAGGCGTTAGTTACAACGGGCAGGGATACCAAGGCTGGCAAAGCCAATCGTCCGGCCTGACGATCCAGGACAAGTTGGAACACGCCTTGGGCACGTTTACGGCCCAACGCGTATCCACCCTCTGCGCAGGGCGCACCGACGCTGGGGTACACGGCTTGATGCAGGTCGTGCACTTCGACACCCTCCTCGAACGCGACACCTACTCTTGGATTCGCGGCACGAACGCCAATCTCCCCAAAGACATCGCAGTGCAATGGGCGGTGCAAACCACGACAGATTTTCATTGCCGGGCATCTGCCTTGTCCCGTCGTTACGCCTATGTGCTGCTGGAGTCTCAAATACGGCCCAGCGTGGAATCGGGGCGCGTGGGCTGGACATTCAACACACTCAACGAAGCCGCTATGCGGCAGGCCGCCGACTTTCTTGAGGGCGAACATGATTTCAGCTCCTTCCGGGCGGCCCAGTGCCAGGCACTGAGTCCGGTCAAAAACCTGATGCGCATTGAGCTGCACAAACGCGGGGCCTACTGGCGCATTGAATTTGAAGCCAACGCGTTTTTGCATCACATGATTCGTAACATCATGGGTTGTCTGGTGCAGATCGGGCAAGGCAAAAAACCGCCGGAGTGGATGGCCGAGGTACTGGCGGCCCGCAACCGCAAGGTGGCGGCACCCACCTTCTCGCCGGACGGCTTGTATTTTCTGGGCCCCCGCTATGACCCCCAGTGGGGCATACCGGACCGCACGCCTGCGTATGATGCGTTGCCATGA